Proteins encoded within one genomic window of Flavobacterium sp. NG2:
- the metE gene encoding 5-methyltetrahydropteroyltriglutamate--homocysteine S-methyltransferase, producing the protein MKTNNLGYPRIGNQRELKKVNELYWSGKIPADELLKVGKNIREANWKLQSETGIDYIPSNDFSFYDQVLDLSLTVGAIPKRYHEFAETNTFLDLYFAMARGAQKNNQDVVAMEMTKWFDTNYHYIVPEFTKDQEFYLFSEKIIEEFKEAKAIGITTKPVLIGPVSYLLLGKEKEAGFHRIELLEKLLPVYFEILTKLENEGATFIQFDEPFLALNLTDKERQALVYTYNQIHAQFPNIKINLANYFDCFGENLATALSLPVDTFHLDLVRCPLQLDDILDSKLLAPTAKLSLGVIDGRNIWKNDFKKSLALIQKAIDALGTNRVLIAPSCSLIHSPCDLDLETNEANLSAEVKQWLAFAKQKIEEVVVLRNLASGEITEHDQAQFEANTLANEKRKTSRIIHNEAVKNRVASIEENDSKRNNTFAIRREKQAQALQLPLFPTTTIGSFPQTPEVRSWRAKFKKGDLSPKEYDALLKKETEETIRFQEKSGIDVLVHGEFERNDMVEYFGEQLDGFAFTKNGWVQSYGSRCVKPPVIYGDVSRPVPMTVKWAEYAQSLTPKWVKGMLTGPVTILQWSFVRDDQPRSETCTQIALAIRDEVVDLEAAGIKIIQIDEPAIREGLPLRKEEWTKYLDWAIKAFRISASGVADDTQIHTHMCYSEFNDIIQNIADMDADVITIECSRSQMELLDAFADFNYPNEIGPGVYDIHSPRVPSHEEMVHLLEKAAAVIPANQLWVNPDCGLKTRHWDETKKALIEMVNAAKKMRLAVEKLETV; encoded by the coding sequence AGTACTGGATTTGAGTTTAACTGTGGGTGCCATTCCAAAACGCTATCATGAATTTGCCGAAACCAATACCTTCTTAGACTTGTATTTTGCCATGGCTCGTGGCGCACAAAAAAACAATCAAGACGTAGTTGCGATGGAAATGACCAAATGGTTTGACACCAACTACCACTATATTGTTCCTGAATTCACCAAAGACCAAGAATTTTATTTGTTTTCGGAAAAAATTATTGAAGAGTTTAAAGAAGCCAAAGCCATCGGAATCACAACTAAACCCGTGTTGATTGGACCTGTTTCTTATTTGCTTTTAGGAAAAGAAAAAGAAGCGGGTTTCCACAGAATTGAGCTATTGGAGAAACTTCTTCCTGTTTACTTCGAAATCCTAACCAAATTAGAAAATGAAGGTGCGACTTTCATTCAATTTGACGAACCCTTTTTAGCCCTAAACCTTACCGACAAAGAACGCCAAGCATTGGTTTACACCTACAACCAAATCCATGCTCAATTCCCTAATATCAAAATCAATCTAGCGAATTATTTCGATTGTTTTGGCGAAAATTTGGCGACAGCCTTATCTTTACCTGTTGATACTTTTCATTTGGATTTAGTGCGTTGTCCATTGCAATTGGATGATATTTTAGATTCGAAATTATTAGCGCCTACTGCTAAACTTTCGTTAGGAGTGATTGATGGTAGAAACATTTGGAAAAATGATTTCAAAAAATCCTTAGCCTTGATTCAAAAAGCGATTGATGCTTTAGGAACGAATCGTGTTTTGATAGCTCCTTCTTGTTCATTGATTCATTCTCCTTGCGATTTGGATTTGGAAACCAATGAAGCAAATCTAAGTGCAGAAGTAAAACAATGGTTGGCTTTCGCCAAACAAAAAATTGAAGAGGTCGTAGTGCTTCGTAATTTGGCTTCAGGCGAAATTACAGAGCATGACCAAGCACAATTTGAAGCCAATACTTTGGCTAATGAAAAAAGAAAAACATCAAGAATCATCCATAACGAAGCCGTTAAAAACAGAGTGGCATCTATTGAGGAAAATGACTCTAAAAGAAACAACACCTTTGCTATTCGAAGAGAAAAACAAGCACAAGCCTTGCAATTGCCATTGTTCCCCACGACAACTATTGGTTCGTTCCCACAAACGCCAGAAGTGCGTAGCTGGAGAGCCAAGTTCAAAAAAGGCGACTTATCTCCAAAAGAATACGATGCTTTATTAAAAAAGGAAACCGAAGAAACGATTCGTTTTCAAGAAAAATCAGGAATTGATGTTTTAGTTCATGGTGAATTTGAACGCAATGATATGGTGGAATATTTTGGCGAACAACTGGACGGTTTTGCGTTTACTAAAAATGGCTGGGTTCAAAGTTACGGTAGCCGTTGTGTGAAACCACCCGTTATTTATGGAGATGTTTCTCGTCCTGTACCTATGACAGTTAAATGGGCTGAATACGCACAATCATTGACTCCTAAATGGGTCAAAGGAATGCTGACGGGTCCAGTTACCATCTTGCAATGGTCGTTTGTCCGTGATGACCAACCAAGGTCGGAAACTTGTACGCAAATCGCTTTGGCCATTCGAGATGAAGTAGTGGATTTAGAAGCTGCTGGTATCAAAATTATTCAGATTGACGAACCTGCTATACGCGAAGGATTGCCTTTACGAAAAGAAGAATGGACAAAGTATCTAGACTGGGCAATTAAAGCTTTTAGAATTTCGGCTAGTGGTGTTGCTGACGATACCCAAATCCACACACACATGTGCTACAGTGAGTTTAACGACATCATTCAAAACATTGCGGATATGGATGCCGATGTGATTACGATTGAATGCTCGCGTTCGCAAATGGAATTACTAGATGCTTTTGCTGATTTTAATTACCCTAACGAAATTGGACCTGGCGTTTATGACATTCATTCACCACGTGTGCCTTCTCATGAAGAAATGGTTCATTTGTTAGAAAAAGCGGCTGCGGTGATACCAGCCAACCAACTTTGGGTAAATCCAGATTGTGGTTTAAAAACACGTCATTGGGACGAAACCAAAAAAGCCTTAATCGAAATGGTAAATGCTGCTAAGAAAATGCGTTTGGCTGTGGAGAAATTGGAGACGGTTTAA